From a single Tachypleus tridentatus isolate NWPU-2018 chromosome 6, ASM421037v1, whole genome shotgun sequence genomic region:
- the LOC143252373 gene encoding spliceosome associated factor 3, U4/U6 recycling protein-like, whose amino-acid sequence MCSIEGVEVKDGIENVWHVFQWAVSAVGLHVTQGDIMWEVYRESDDTFLGTLQSINQINPYKDGCVQGAY is encoded by the exons ATGTGCTCTATTGAAGGTGTGGAAGTGAAAGATGGCATAGAAAATGTTTGGCATGTTTTTCAATGGGCAGTCAGTGCTGTAGGTCTCCATGTTACACAAGGTGATATCATGTGGGAAGTGTACAGGGAATCTGATGATACTTTTCTTGGTACTTTACAA agcATTAATCagataaacccttataaagatggatgtgtccaAGGAGCAtattag